In Bacillus thuringiensis, the DNA window TGAACTACTAGAGGAATTGGGATGGGCAATTGAAATTGATCAGTATATCGGTAATGCAGCACGATATTTTTATGCAGACAAGGAAGATACATATTATTTAAACGATGGGTTCTTTTATATTGCGAACATGGTGCAGAAACAAACTGAAAATTGTGAGGAGGATCATGTTTTACGATGGATGTCTCCTTTACTTGCTGTCGAGCTTCTCCTTCACGATCATCAAAAATGGGCTGTTGAACAAGCGCTTTTATTACAAAGCCAAAAAGGATCTCCTTCTATATGAAAGAGATCCTTTTTACTGTTAGCTTACTTTTTTCAAATTGAGAGCAGGCTTTTTGATTCCGCCTTTTTTTACAACATATAAACCGATGAAGATAATAAATCCGCCAACGAGTTGCATCATATTAATTTTCTCTCCGATGGTTACTGCCGCGAAGATAACTGCGAACAATGGTACGAGATACATATAAACCATTA includes these proteins:
- a CDS encoding NUDIX hydrolase; translation: MISKLTFGSKKRTVHYVLRPSCYAIIFHSSSSMIAVIQKGDRYFLPGGRMEGNETKEECLHRELLEELGWAIEIDQYIGNAARYFYADKEDTYYLNDGFFYIANMVQKQTENCEEDHVLRWMSPLLAVELLLHDHQKWAVEQALLLQSQKGSPSI